A genome region from Hevea brasiliensis isolate MT/VB/25A 57/8 chromosome 7, ASM3005281v1, whole genome shotgun sequence includes the following:
- the LOC110647344 gene encoding uncharacterized protein LOC110647344 isoform X1, with protein MIEYLISSQPFVCRGQGSQKSKLERETTSSTVPLSMSLANLNSGAPHSLSDYDVEYRAKADDAWYSVRTVLDGEKLSVKYYDFGDDQDSVFEPQYIKSEQEIEEFKNRFRPVSVQLQDRECKNLAEGAVVCASHSFSVLDIRFHDAVVDDVIYKDHSFVNGEEQCMCTFVVIWLHGPFAGCLANKKVENICIVQSNAQLDPNVSTFLKIVKEKLESAAYNNYGTIHKDITSLPMKLESPCAQHFSQETNCASQSASNRWTYKEIERICNHAQRIKEESDIGGIENHYVVLIDNMDKDLSPSTIMEFIHRQTSISVRAFVFPSLSSETYTNGAIVLDSEKDLQKLCEFLDSPNHIILSWRGRPWVIAKKLSRHETYVVPSGTLMPKYQILWNNLQHIKAGITNDLKVVYPGSEEYRTAKRLRDLFMEFSEHQQQLHKRLALEEQKILQPSLTA; from the exons atgataGAATATTTAATTTCCTCTCAACCCTTTGTCTGCAGAGGACAGGGAAGTCAAAAATCGAAGTTGGAAAGGGAAACAACGTCGAGTACAGTGCCACTCTCGATGTCACTAGCGAACCTCAACTCCGGCGCCCCTCATTCGCTGTCCGATTACGACGTCGAGTACCGCGCCAAGGCCGACGACGCGTGGTACAGCGTCCGTACTGTGCTCGATGGAGAGAAACTGTCGGTGAAGTATTACGACTTCGGCGATGATCAAGACAGCGTTTTCGAGCCGCAATACATCAAGTCTGAACAGGAGATTGAAGAGTTCAAGAATCGATTCAGGCCGGTTTCTGTTCAGTTGCAAGATCGCGAGTGCAAAAATTTGGCCGAGGGTGCGGTCGTTTGTGCTTCTCACTCCTTCTCTGTCTTGGACATCCGCTTCCACGACGCCGTTGTCGATGAT GTGATTTACAAGGATCATTCTTTTGTCAATGGAGAAGAGCAATGCATGTGCACCTTTGTGGTTATTTGGCTACATGGTCCATTTGCTGGGTGTTTGGCTAACAAGAAAGTTGAGAATATATGCATTGTTCAGTCTAACGCACAGCTTGATCCTAACGTATCCACTTTTTTGAAGATAGTAAAGGAAAAACTTGAAAGTGCTGCTTATAATAATTATGGCACAATTCATAAAGACATTACCAGCTTGCCTATGAAGCTTGAGTCACCTTGTGCACAGCACTTTTCTCAG GAAACAAATTGTGCCAGCCAATCTGCAAGTAATAGATGGACATATAAAG AGATTGAGAGGATTTGTAATCATGCTCAAAGAATTAAAGAAGAATCTGACATCGGAGGGATTGAAAACCATTATGTTGTGTTGATTGACAATATGGATAAGGACTTATCCCCTTCAACAATTATGGAATTTATACATAGGCAAACTTCAATCTCAGTTCGAGCATTTGTTTTTCCAAGTTTGTCGTCAGAGACATACACTAATGGGGCCATTGTGTTGGACTCTGAGAAGGATCTTCAGAAATTATGTGAATTTTTGGATAGTCCCAATCACATTATCTTGTCATGGAGAGGGAG GCCATGGGTGATAGCTAAAAAGTTGTCCAGGCACGAAACATATGTGGTGCCTTCAGGAACCTTGATGCCCAAATATCAg ATTTTGTGGAACAATTTACAGCATATAAAGGCTGGGATTACCAATGATTTAAAAGTTGTCTATCCCGGATCTGAAGAATACAGGACTGCAAAGCGGTTAAGGGATTTGTTTATGGAGTTTTCTGAGCATCAACAACAATTACACAAGAGGCTAGCTTTAGAGGAGCAAAAGATATTGCAGCCATCACTGACAGCGTAG
- the LOC110647344 gene encoding uncharacterized protein LOC110647344 isoform X2: protein MIEYLISSQPFVCRGQGSQKSKLERETTSSTVPLSMSLANLNSGAPHSLSDYDVEYRAKADDAWYSVRTVLDGEKLSVKYYDFGDDQDSVFEPQYIKSEQEIEEFKNRFRPVSVQLQDRECKNLAEGAVVCASHSFSVLDIRFHDAVVDDVIYKDHSFVNGEEQCMCTFVVIWLHGPFAGCLANKKVENICIVQSNAQLDPNVSTFLKIVKEKLESAAYNNYGTIHKDITSLPMKLESPCAQHFSQETNCASQSASNRWTYKEIERICNHAQRIKEESDIGGIENHYVVLIDNMDKDLSPSTIMEFIHRQTSISVRAFVFPSLSSETYTNGAIVLDSEKDLQKLCEFLDSPNHIILSWRGRPWVIAKKLSRHETYVVPSGTLMPKYQHIKAGITNDLKVVYPGSEEYRTAKRLRDLFMEFSEHQQQLHKRLALEEQKILQPSLTA, encoded by the exons atgataGAATATTTAATTTCCTCTCAACCCTTTGTCTGCAGAGGACAGGGAAGTCAAAAATCGAAGTTGGAAAGGGAAACAACGTCGAGTACAGTGCCACTCTCGATGTCACTAGCGAACCTCAACTCCGGCGCCCCTCATTCGCTGTCCGATTACGACGTCGAGTACCGCGCCAAGGCCGACGACGCGTGGTACAGCGTCCGTACTGTGCTCGATGGAGAGAAACTGTCGGTGAAGTATTACGACTTCGGCGATGATCAAGACAGCGTTTTCGAGCCGCAATACATCAAGTCTGAACAGGAGATTGAAGAGTTCAAGAATCGATTCAGGCCGGTTTCTGTTCAGTTGCAAGATCGCGAGTGCAAAAATTTGGCCGAGGGTGCGGTCGTTTGTGCTTCTCACTCCTTCTCTGTCTTGGACATCCGCTTCCACGACGCCGTTGTCGATGAT GTGATTTACAAGGATCATTCTTTTGTCAATGGAGAAGAGCAATGCATGTGCACCTTTGTGGTTATTTGGCTACATGGTCCATTTGCTGGGTGTTTGGCTAACAAGAAAGTTGAGAATATATGCATTGTTCAGTCTAACGCACAGCTTGATCCTAACGTATCCACTTTTTTGAAGATAGTAAAGGAAAAACTTGAAAGTGCTGCTTATAATAATTATGGCACAATTCATAAAGACATTACCAGCTTGCCTATGAAGCTTGAGTCACCTTGTGCACAGCACTTTTCTCAG GAAACAAATTGTGCCAGCCAATCTGCAAGTAATAGATGGACATATAAAG AGATTGAGAGGATTTGTAATCATGCTCAAAGAATTAAAGAAGAATCTGACATCGGAGGGATTGAAAACCATTATGTTGTGTTGATTGACAATATGGATAAGGACTTATCCCCTTCAACAATTATGGAATTTATACATAGGCAAACTTCAATCTCAGTTCGAGCATTTGTTTTTCCAAGTTTGTCGTCAGAGACATACACTAATGGGGCCATTGTGTTGGACTCTGAGAAGGATCTTCAGAAATTATGTGAATTTTTGGATAGTCCCAATCACATTATCTTGTCATGGAGAGGGAG GCCATGGGTGATAGCTAAAAAGTTGTCCAGGCACGAAACATATGTGGTGCCTTCAGGAACCTTGATGCCCAAATATCAg CATATAAAGGCTGGGATTACCAATGATTTAAAAGTTGTCTATCCCGGATCTGAAGAATACAGGACTGCAAAGCGGTTAAGGGATTTGTTTATGGAGTTTTCTGAGCATCAACAACAATTACACAAGAGGCTAGCTTTAGAGGAGCAAAAGATATTGCAGCCATCACTGACAGCGTAG
- the LOC110647343 gene encoding protein NOI4, giving the protein MAEKDQPLPKFGEWDVNDPASAEGFTVIFNKARNEKKSGGKPDSPARDSSGFKSDTATLGKPQPKKWFCCMQSAQAE; this is encoded by the exons GAAAAGGATCAGCCGTTGCCTAAGTTTGGTGAATGGGATGTCAATGACCCAGCATCAGCTGAGGGATTCACAGTCATCTTCAACAAGGCTAGGAATGAGAAAAAGTCAGGTGGAAAGCCAGACTCACCAGCTAGGGATAGCTCTGGATTTAAGTCTGACACTGCTACACTTGGAAAGCCTCAGCCT AAAAAATGGTTTTGCTGCATGCAATCTGCTCAAGCAGAATAA